GCGAGAATATAGGCGAGCGGCATTTCCAAAAACAAAAACGACCAAGGAGGATTGGAATATCCGCTCGGAGTCAATACGGTCATGCTGAGGACCGCGATCACGTATAAGAACCCCATGTAGATCAAACAACGAAGATACAAGGAGATAAGGGATTCTTCCGGCGCTTACGAACCGGTTCCACAAACCGCAAGAGCTTACAAGGCGAAGGGAATCGGTTCCTTGATCGTAGGAGACGAAAACTACGGAGAAGGTTCTTCGAGAGAACACGCCGCTATGGAACCGAGACATCTCGGCGCGAGAGCGGTTCTTGTAAAATCCTTCGCGAGAATTCATGAAACCAACCTGAAAAAACAAGGGATGCTAGCGCTAACGTTTGCGGACAAAGCGGACTACGATAAGATTCAGGAAGAGGATGAAATCGATATTCTCGGTTTAACCTCTTTTCAGGAAGGAGTTCCTTTGACTCTCGTGTTGCACCACAAAGACGGTTCTTCTCAAGAGATCAAAGTGAATCATACTTTCAACGCGCAACAGATCGCTTGGTTCAAGGCGGGAAGCGCGCTGAATCTAATCAGCGAAGAGCAAAGAAAAAAGGGCTGATTTAAGAGAATGGAGAACGCGCGCGCCGCAAAGCGCGCGCGGATATTCCGTTTTTGTAAAGTAGAATTCTTGCCCGCAATTTTGTCGGAGTTCCGACAAAAAGAACAAATCCGCCGACTACGACCATTCTCCCGAAAACGAATCGCATCTTAGGCTTGTCTTTTGTAGTGAAGCACGTTGGTTCCGGATCGGAACGTTTCCGAACCCAGAAATTCCAGCCGAAGACTTTCGTGCAGGGTTACGGTTTCGAATAACCGTGGACCTTGTCCGACAAGAACCGGATGAACCACGAAATGATACTCGTCGATCAAACGAAGTTCCGAAAGTTGAGAAGCAAGACTCAAGCTGCCCACGAAGATATCCTTTCCGGATTCTTTCTTCAACGCGGTCACTTCGTCCGCAAGGCTTCTGGTTGCCAATCTTGAATGCGCGTCCTGGACGCTTTTCAATGTGCGGGAGAATAAAACCTTCTCCATGGAATCGAACACTCGAGCGAACTCATTCGTCGTTTCCGACTCGGATTGATTTTTAGCGACTTCGGGCCAGAAGGGGACCATCAATTCATACGTGATTCTTCCGTAGAGGATCTGACTTCCGGAACCTAAGACGCCGGTAAAGAATTTGTGCAATTCTTCATCGGCGATCATACCCGTGTGGCCGCAATATCCGTCGGCGCTGATGTTGATCGCAAAAACAACTTTTCTCATGGAGCGTTTATGCCGGACTCTCCTGAAAAATTCAAGCATTGATTGTTTCGTTTTTTAGAATGGAATTCGGCATAGCGCGTAAGATCCGACTTATAACTCGACACACTGGATCGCGCGTAAGGTCCGTAACATCACATAACAACAGTCCGAACGCATAACACGATCGTTACGATCTTCGGCGCGCTTTGAGTTCCGATTTTATTGCTTGGATTTTTTCTTAGCGGGCTCGGGTTCCAAGCCTTTGCGGAAAATTCTGGAGACTTCTTTGATCGTTGCTTGGATTTCTGCGGGAGGAATTTTATAAACGCACTGACCCATAAAACCGAGCGCGAACGTAAGAGACGAGATCGCATACGCGATGGATTTTAAGTCGGCCTTCGGATCGATCTTACCGGCTTTCTTAAACTTTTCCAACTCGGCAGTAAACTCGGGAAGGGCTTTCGTATAAATTTTCTTTTGAATGATCTGACTGACTTCCGGATCCAAGATGATTTGACTCACGGCCACTTTCATAAAGTCTTCCGCGTCTCTGAAGTCTCTGCATTTTCCGGACATGGAATATTGCAGACTCGCTTCCAAGTCCTGATAACTTTCCGGATTTTTTTGTGAAGAACGAGAAGGGGTAGGGGGAGCGTCTTCGGATTTGATGTCCTCGGCTCGGGTAAGAATCGCCTCTAAGAGACCTTTTTTGTTTCCGAAGTATCGGAAGATCAAAGCCTCATTTGCATTTGCGAGCTTAGCTATATCTTTAGTATTAGCCGCATCGTAGCCCTTTTTCGCGAAAACTTGAATGGCGGCCAGAAGGATTGCGGTTTCGGTAGCGTTACGATCTCTCTTTCGAATCAACGTTTCAGAGGCAGAATCATCCTTCAATGGAGTGTCCGAATTGTTTGCCTTTGATCTCACCGACTTCATTTTGATCCCTATAAAAGTTAAGACAGATCCAGTGTCACTCACTATTTCAAGAGAGCGCCGCTTCTCTCAAAACGCAACTTTGAGAAGCATCCGATAACGTGGAGAATGTTATAAGCATTTAACCGACCTCATCCCCGCTTTTTGCATAAGACCCTACTTGTACTTTTTTCCGTTCTACATTTTATTCTAGATTGTCATTTTTTAAGTCGGGAAAAAAGATTGCAATAAGTAAGTAAGTGGTTACATAAAAGAAGGTGCAGAATGTCCGGCAATTCTTCTAAAAAAATAGACTATTCTCTCGTCCCGAACGTTTCTCAGGAAAATACGTTTCGGAAAATTTCTCCGATCCGAAGGGATTTGCTGATGGCGGCGGTCCTTTTCGTCGTCTCGGTCCTGCTTTTATTTCCGAATATAGGCTCGAGGGCCGTGCTTTCCCAAGGCGACGAAGAAATGCACATCGCTACGATCCGAGAAAGCATCCAAACCGGAGAGATTCTATTTCCTAGATTCGAAGGTTTTATGAATTTATACAAACCCCCGGTTCTTTTTTGGACGGGGATCGCGTCCGATCTGATTTTCGGAATGAGTCTGACCTCGGAAAGGCTTCCTTCCTTGTTGCTGTTTGCGGGAACGGCGATCCTGATCTACTTCGCGCTTCGATTGTTCAAAGCGGGTCCGATCTATTCCGTCGTGATCGCTTCGAGTTATCTGCTGACGCTCGGAGTTTTTAAATTCTCGCGTTTGGTGATGATGGAAGCGTTGATGACGTTTCTACTCGTACTCTCCACGTATCTATTGCTCGCATTCTTTAAAAAACGAAACAGATCCTATCTGATCGGAGCCGCGCTCGTATCCGGGTTCGCTTGTCTTGTCAAAGGTCCTTTGTTTCAGATTTATTCGGGAACCGTACTCGCGAGTTGGGCGTTTATACACGCGTTTCAATTCCAATCCACGGGAGAATGGTCCGGCAAAAAACGTTTCGTAAAGATGATCGTGGATCAGGTCTTGTTTCACGGGATCGCGTTAGGCGTTCTTGCGGTATGGGGCGGAGTATTGACCTCTCTTTCCCCCGCGGGCAACGCGTTTTTAAAAGTTTTCTTTTTCACTGAGAACCTTGGAAAATTCTCTTCTGCAACAACGAATCAGAATGAGTTCATTATCCTTTTGGGGTGGGTCCTGTACTGTCTTCCTTTCACGCCGTTTCTTTTGGAAACGATGTCGAAGACGATTCTTAAAACTTCCCAAAGTTTTGGAGGGATGATAGGCAGGATCCTTATTTTTTCGACCATCGCGGTTTCGATGATACACGAACTTCCGAATCGAAAAGATTATTATTATATTCTACCGTTGATCCCTCTGGCTTTTATCGGAGTGGGGCTTTACTTCTCGAGAAAGAATCAAGAGGTTTCGTTGTCCGGTCCGCTTTCGCGCAACTTCCGATTTTTGATCTTCGTTTCCATTCTTTTGGGGCTCGGAAAAATTCTTTTGGATTTTCGTTCGGGACAAGAGGCTTGGGCCGATCTTCTTTGGGTCGGTTTCGCGAATATCGTGGGTGCGTTTTGGATGATCCCCGATAAAAGAACCGTTCTTTATAAGACTTCCTTAACGCTTCTGCTCGGAACCGGGTTTATGTTTTATCTTCAATTGGTCTTGATTCCTTCGGTCAATCTTCCCGACGTTCCGTTGAGCGGAAGAATCCAGGAAAGTAAGAATCTCTGCGTCGTTTCCGAAAACCCATGGGTCGCTTTGACCTTTAAGAACGCGTTACCCGGAACCGCGGTCGAACATTCTTTGCCGGGAGCGCAGATGAATTGTATGGACGGAAAAAGGGACGTCGTGTTTTACAGAACCGAGTCCGCTTTGCCGAAAGGGTATTCCCTTGCACAAACCTGGTCGATCTGGAAACGTGATCTCGGATTGAAGGAAGTTCTGATCCATCAGGATTGGTATGATAAGATTCAACTTTTTAGCGCGGATCAAATCTTCACCGAAGCGAATCCGTTAGGCGGCGTTCGATGAACGCAGGTCTAAGACACGCAATCCGATACGCACCGGTTTATATTCTTCTTACCTTGACGCTCGTCGTGGTTTTGGTCAAGTACGGAAGGAATATTCAAAAAAATGAATTTTATTCTCCCGAAAGCAAGGAAGTGTGCCTAACGTATTGTACGAAGCTGGCCGGTTGTGTGACCGAGATGTTTCCGGGAATGGTGGTCCAAGAACAGATGGGAAAAATCGAAAATTCCTGTCTGAGAGGATGCAGAAAACATTTCGATAAGATGCAGGTTTGTTTGTCCGGAATCGAAACTGCGAGTTGCAAATCCCTGACCGGTTGTCTCCAAACGGAAATTAAAAAGTATTATTAAACGAAGTTCCTATTCGGAAAAATTCTTATAATACTTTTTCACCTTCTCCACGTATTTCTGCGTTTCCTTGTAAGGGGGAATTCCGCCGTAACGATCCACCGCTCCGGGCCCGGCGTTGTAGGCCGCGAGCGCGTGATCCAAATTCTTATATTTGCTCAAAAGATCGCTTAGGAATTTCGTTCCACCCGCCACGTTTTCGGCCGGATCGGAAGGATCGTCCACTCCGAGAAGATCGGCCGTGGAAGGCATGAGTTGCATCAAACCGACGGCCCCTTTGGGAGAAACCGCATTGGTTTTAAAACCGGATTCCGCTTTGATCACGCTTTGTACGAGAGAAGGGTCCAAATTATTTTTTTCGGATTCCTTTCGGATGATTTCGGCGAGGGTCGGATCGACGCCTTTTAAATCTCCGCGAGAATCTCTTCTCCAGGGTTCGGAGGAAATTCCGGAAAGTCCCGTGGGTTCGGGAGAATTCAAATCGATTTTGGTTTGTGCCGCTTTTAAGATCGAATCAAAATCGGCCGGGGTTTGAGAACGGTTGGAAACCGGCGCTTCCTTTACGAACTGACTCGGAAGACTTTCAATTTCTCGAATTCGATTCAAAATCGATTGGACGGTGGGAAGTTCTTCGATCCTCATATTATGTCTCTCGGAGAATTCTCCAGAAAGAATGAACTTTTTTTCTCTTTTTGAGGAAATTTCAAGGGATTCTTGATAAATCCGCCGCTTGCGAAATACTGCCTTCTGTGATTGAAATTGCCATCACATCCAGAATCTCTGCGTTCCCGATTTTATATGCGAAGTCCAGGGGCTTTTTCGAAAAGGAAGGAGTTCAGGTCCAAATTCGGGTCTTGGAAAACTACGACGCGATCCTCGCTTTCTTAAGTTCGGGTAAGATCGAAGTCGGAGAAATTCCGTTCACCACTTGGTTGGATCTTCACTTAAAGAAAACGGCTCCGAACAAGGCCGTCTATCGCGGGATGATTCTTTCGAGAATGATTCATTCTTTTTATTCCAGATACAATTCGAGTACGGATTCGATCCTAGAAGGAACTCCGTATATCATTCCCGTAATGCAGAATACATCGATCGATAAATTATTGGCTCAGGAATTTTTGAGGTCCAGTCGCTTTCGTAAGAAGATTTCGCATTCGTTCGTGTTCTCCAGATCGTATCTTTTGGAATACGAGTTCGCGCAGACGACCACCTTAGGTCTTGTGGGTTCCGTTCAGGAATCGCATTATCTCAACAACGGATTTAGAATTTCGGACGGACGCGATCTTCCTCCGTATCGTCTTCCGGTCAACATGCTCGCGTTCAACGGAAGATTCGCAAAGACGTATCCCGAACGGATTCATAAGGTTCAAACCGCGATCACGAGAGCCATTCAATCTTTGATCGAAAACACGAGCGACTCGACCGAACACGTCGTTCAGGAGAATATTCCTGAGTTTAAGATCGAACCGGAACAACTGCATTACTTCTACAAACAACCGACCCAGGACTTAAAGGAGATTCTTTCTCCCGTGGCCGCGTCGGAAGAGTTGGAATATTTGGGAGGAGTTTACTGGAGGTCCATGGGTCATCGTTCCGATCCTCCTCCGGTCGTTTTGGAAGCGTTGGACTTTGCCGCGAAAGATCCGATTCCTTCTTATCCGGAAGCGCTTCGGGAAAGGAAAACCGTTCTCATGGAGGAACAGTTCAGTCATAAGGACGAATCCAGTCGTCTTTTGGAAAAGGCGGGAGACAGAAGGGAACTCGGGGATTTGGTTTCGGATCTTCAAAACCTAGTATTAAATATTTATAATTCTAAAAAGGGAGTTCGTCTTTCCGTTTCTCCTTTGAAGGGAACCGCCTCCGCGATTCGGACCGGAATCAATTCCATTCTGGATTTTTTATTCCAGGAGATCCGTTCCCAGGAAACGAAAACATTAGCAATCGATAATGTTCTTATGATGCAGGGATTGGAGATGGACAAGAAGTCCATGGAGCTTCAGTTTTCGGACGACCGTTTTAATTATCTTTTCGAATTCTCTCCGATTCCGGTGATATTGCTCGATTCCGTTTCCGGTTCTTTGATCGTGGGGAATTACAACTTCAGGAGTCTTTCGGGTTACAGCAAGGACAATATCAGCAATCTGAGATTGGAGGATCTGTTTCCCGCGTTAGACGAAATGACCGATTGGTCCGTGCCGACCAAGTCGGCGGAAACCATGCTTCGTGTGGATCACGCAAAAATGAGGTTGAAGGACAAATCCGAGATGGACGTTTCCTTGAGCATCACCGCCTTGTTCGAACGGGCGAGAAAAATCTATCAGGTTCATATCCTCTACGATTCGGAGAAGAAGGAAACCGAACAGGCCAAACACGAATTTATTTCCAACATCAGTCACGAACTTCGTTCTCCGATGACGAACATTCAGGGTTATTTCGAACTTCTGAGGACCGAACTCAATTCTTCCCTGAACAAGGATCAAAGCGGAATGTTGGACGTGATCGAAAAGAACATCAAACGTCTCAATCATCTGATCGAAAATCTTTTGAAGTTCGAAGAGGTAAGAGGAGAGGACAACTCCGGTTTGATCGAGAATTTCGATCCGGCCCAGGTCATCGACGAGGTCGTGTATTCCAACGGGCCTTCCGCAAAGGAGAAGGGTTTGAACGTCGAGTTGAGTTTGATCAAAAAACTCAAGGTCAAGGGAATTCGGTTCGAATTTTCCCAAGTGATCACGAATCTTTTCGTAAACGCGATCAAATACACGGAAAAAGGAAAGATAGAAATCAAGATGATCGAGTCGGGAACCGGAAAACTCGAAATCAACATCAAGGACACCGGAGTCGGAATCGATCCGAAGTACATCGAAAAAGTGTTCGAACGGTTTTTCAGAATTCCCAACGATCGAAACAAAAGAATCGGAGGAACCGGTTTGGGACTTTCGATTTCAAGAACCATTCTCCATAAAATGAACGGAGAAATCACGCTCGAGTCCAGAGTGAACGGCGGAAGTAATTTTAGAATTTTTCTTCCCTTGCAACCCAACGACTGAAGAAGTCGGCGCGTGGCGGGAGAACAAAAGCGCAACACGGAAACGGAATGAAAAAGAAGATCGTATATTATAGTATTATAATTATCTCAATCGTTTTGTCCTATTTCGCCTTTTCGGAAACTGAAAACGGTTTTTTCGGAAACGACGGGGATAAAAACGATAAACTCCAAAGCGGTCTCAGCAGAAACACCGTAAACAGAGAAGAGGATTCCATTTTTGAATCGGGAAATTTTCTGGATTTTTCAAAATCCGGAGAACCCGAAAACGTTTCCGATTCGGAGACGGACTCTGTTGCGGATAATGCAAGCGCCGCAAACGGAGGATATTCGAGTTTATCTCCCGAAGAAAAGGAAAGAATTCGAAAGGAAGTGATTCAAAAAGTCAAACCGCTCGCGGATCGTTTTCCGAATAACTCTTTGATCCCGAGAGAGTTGACCAAGGAACAAGAGGAAAAACGAAAGAAAGACGAAGAGAAAATGGACGAGATCCGAGGCGCCTTACTCGAAGGAAGAGAGGTCGCCAAACCCGATATGGAATTTTATCTCGATTCTAAGATCAAAAAATCGAACGATATGACGGAGATTCTCGAATACAGCGTCAAATTTTTTAAGGAAGCGGGCAGAAATTATCCGGATTCTTCCTTGAAGATCATAGAAGATCGTCTTCATTCTTTGCGCGAAAGCAAGGACGAGTTGTTGAACGCGAGAAAAAATTTGGACATGCCGATTCAGTAGGTTTGGTTTTCGTCGAAACTGACGGTTCGGTTCGTTGATCGGCAAAAAGGCCCGCGATTGTGCGTCGACAGGCCGTCATGTTTTTTATTGGACGTTGATCTTGACTTCCGCCTTTTGTTCTCCCGCTTTTCTGGGAAGGCTTAGTTTAAGGATTCCGTTTTCGTATTTGGCTACGATCTTATCCTTATCGATCGCTTCGGGGAGGTTGAAGGATCGGCTGAAAGAGGAATAATTGTATTCTCTTTTGCTGTAGTGTTTTTCTTCCTCTTTGGTTTCGGATTTTTTAGAGGCGCTGATCATAAGGATATCCCCTTCGAGATCGATCTTAAAATCTTTTTTATCCAAACCCGGAACCGCACATTCCAGTTCGTAGCTGTCTTTGGTTTTAATCACGTTGACCGCGGGTATATGACGGACCCAATCCTTATGGAAGATATCGTTCCAATCTCTAAAAAAGTGATCTATATTATTGAGACTCAGAAAAGGGTCCTGAGTTTTTGCGACGCTATTCATAAAATTCTCCTTTTGCTAAGAACGAATTTATAACATCCTATCCAATCGAGGTCAAGGTTCGTTTCGGGAAACGTCGTTTTGAAACGGGGACCTGCAAGTTTACAGGATTTTCGGAATGAGCATGAGTCAAAAAGAATCGAATCGAATGAGCGGCAAACTCGAGACCTTGGAATTTTTATCCGGTCTTTACGGAGAATCCGTTTCTCTGAGTGTTACTCTTTCGAAAATCTTGGAAAGAATTTCCCGAAACTTCTCCGCGATATACGGACAGGCTTGGATTCGATCCGGTTCGGACGGATTGATTCTCGAGTCACAATTTGTTCCCGATTCCATCGAGACGCTTCGTTCGGCTCAAATTTTTCCGAATACGAACCTATACGAACTTTTATCCCGACCCGCTACCGAATCCGTTCGTATTGTGGGAAACATAGATATATTGGAAGGATTGTCCGCGTCTTCCATTCTTAAAGAACGTGTTTTTGAAATCGAAATTCTTCCGATCGCGTTTGAAGATCGAACGTTAGGCGTCTTTGTTCTGTTTATACCGAAGGTTCAAACGGAAACGGGCGCAACGACTGCGACGAGCGCAACAAAACAAGTCGCGTCGAATTCGACCGAAGAACGATCGGGCGCGATCTCGGATTGGATTCGTTACTACGGAGGTCTGATCTCCGAAAAAATTCTGAGACGATCCTTGCAAGAAAGCGAGGGACGAATGAGAAAGGTCCTCGAAAACATGCCGATTCTTTTTATGGCAGTCGATTCTTCCTTTCGTTTCGTTTCTTGGAATCACGAATGCGAAAGAGTGATCGGATATTCCGAAACCGAGGTTCTCGGTCGGGAAGGTTTTTTACAAACGGAACTTTTAAAGGAACCGAACGC
This genomic stretch from Leptospira kmetyi serovar Malaysia str. Bejo-Iso9 harbors:
- a CDS encoding Hsp20/alpha crystallin family protein, coding for MNSVAKTQDPFLSLNNIDHFFRDWNDIFHKDWVRHIPAVNVIKTKDSYELECAVPGLDKKDFKIDLEGDILMISASKKSETKEEEKHYSKREYNYSSFSRSFNLPEAIDKDKIVAKYENGILKLSLPRKAGEQKAEVKINVQ
- a CDS encoding Cys-rich protein, producing the protein MNAGLRHAIRYAPVYILLTLTLVVVLVKYGRNIQKNEFYSPESKEVCLTYCTKLAGCVTEMFPGMVVQEQMGKIENSCLRGCRKHFDKMQVCLSGIETASCKSLTGCLQTEIKKYY
- a CDS encoding dihydrofolate reductase family protein; the protein is MRKVVFAINISADGYCGHTGMIADEELHKFFTGVLGSGSQILYGRITYELMVPFWPEVAKNQSESETTNEFARVFDSMEKVLFSRTLKSVQDAHSRLATRSLADEVTALKKESGKDIFVGSLSLASQLSELRLIDEYHFVVHPVLVGQGPRLFETVTLHESLRLEFLGSETFRSGTNVLHYKRQA
- a CDS encoding lytic transglycosylase domain-containing protein, producing the protein MRIEELPTVQSILNRIREIESLPSQFVKEAPVSNRSQTPADFDSILKAAQTKIDLNSPEPTGLSGISSEPWRRDSRGDLKGVDPTLAEIIRKESEKNNLDPSLVQSVIKAESGFKTNAVSPKGAVGLMQLMPSTADLLGVDDPSDPAENVAGGTKFLSDLLSKYKNLDHALAAYNAGPGAVDRYGGIPPYKETQKYVEKVKKYYKNFSE
- a CDS encoding TetR/AcrR family transcriptional regulator is translated as MKSVRSKANNSDTPLKDDSASETLIRKRDRNATETAILLAAIQVFAKKGYDAANTKDIAKLANANEALIFRYFGNKKGLLEAILTRAEDIKSEDAPPTPSRSSQKNPESYQDLEASLQYSMSGKCRDFRDAEDFMKVAVSQIILDPEVSQIIQKKIYTKALPEFTAELEKFKKAGKIDPKADLKSIAYAISSLTFALGFMGQCVYKIPPAEIQATIKEVSRIFRKGLEPEPAKKKSKQ
- a CDS encoding ArnT family glycosyltransferase, whose amino-acid sequence is MSGNSSKKIDYSLVPNVSQENTFRKISPIRRDLLMAAVLFVVSVLLLFPNIGSRAVLSQGDEEMHIATIRESIQTGEILFPRFEGFMNLYKPPVLFWTGIASDLIFGMSLTSERLPSLLLFAGTAILIYFALRLFKAGPIYSVVIASSYLLTLGVFKFSRLVMMEALMTFLLVLSTYLLLAFFKKRNRSYLIGAALVSGFACLVKGPLFQIYSGTVLASWAFIHAFQFQSTGEWSGKKRFVKMIVDQVLFHGIALGVLAVWGGVLTSLSPAGNAFLKVFFFTENLGKFSSATTNQNEFIILLGWVLYCLPFTPFLLETMSKTILKTSQSFGGMIGRILIFSTIAVSMIHELPNRKDYYYILPLIPLAFIGVGLYFSRKNQEVSLSGPLSRNFRFLIFVSILLGLGKILLDFRSGQEAWADLLWVGFANIVGAFWMIPDKRTVLYKTSLTLLLGTGFMFYLQLVLIPSVNLPDVPLSGRIQESKNLCVVSENPWVALTFKNALPGTAVEHSLPGAQMNCMDGKRDVVFYRTESALPKGYSLAQTWSIWKRDLGLKEVLIHQDWYDKIQLFSADQIFTEANPLGGVR
- a CDS encoding ATP-binding protein, whose protein sequence is MIEIAITSRISAFPILYAKSRGFFEKEGVQVQIRVLENYDAILAFLSSGKIEVGEIPFTTWLDLHLKKTAPNKAVYRGMILSRMIHSFYSRYNSSTDSILEGTPYIIPVMQNTSIDKLLAQEFLRSSRFRKKISHSFVFSRSYLLEYEFAQTTTLGLVGSVQESHYLNNGFRISDGRDLPPYRLPVNMLAFNGRFAKTYPERIHKVQTAITRAIQSLIENTSDSTEHVVQENIPEFKIEPEQLHYFYKQPTQDLKEILSPVAASEELEYLGGVYWRSMGHRSDPPPVVLEALDFAAKDPIPSYPEALRERKTVLMEEQFSHKDESSRLLEKAGDRRELGDLVSDLQNLVLNIYNSKKGVRLSVSPLKGTASAIRTGINSILDFLFQEIRSQETKTLAIDNVLMMQGLEMDKKSMELQFSDDRFNYLFEFSPIPVILLDSVSGSLIVGNYNFRSLSGYSKDNISNLRLEDLFPALDEMTDWSVPTKSAETMLRVDHAKMRLKDKSEMDVSLSITALFERARKIYQVHILYDSEKKETEQAKHEFISNISHELRSPMTNIQGYFELLRTELNSSLNKDQSGMLDVIEKNIKRLNHLIENLLKFEEVRGEDNSGLIENFDPAQVIDEVVYSNGPSAKEKGLNVELSLIKKLKVKGIRFEFSQVITNLFVNAIKYTEKGKIEIKMIESGTGKLEINIKDTGVGIDPKYIEKVFERFFRIPNDRNKRIGGTGLGLSISRTILHKMNGEITLESRVNGGSNFRIFLPLQPND
- a CDS encoding LIC_20245 family lipoprotein encodes the protein MKKKIVYYSIIIISIVLSYFAFSETENGFFGNDGDKNDKLQSGLSRNTVNREEDSIFESGNFLDFSKSGEPENVSDSETDSVADNASAANGGYSSLSPEEKERIRKEVIQKVKPLADRFPNNSLIPRELTKEQEEKRKKDEEKMDEIRGALLEGREVAKPDMEFYLDSKIKKSNDMTEILEYSVKFFKEAGRNYPDSSLKIIEDRLHSLRESKDELLNARKNLDMPIQ